The region CGCCGGACCGGGCCTGACAGCGGCTTCGGCTTCGGCGCGGCAGGCGCGGTACGTGCGGCACGCTCGGTACGTGCAGCACGCTCGGCAGGTGCGGCAGGTGCGGCACGTGCGGGAGACAGCCGGCGCGTGACCTCGGCGTCGGCCCGGCATATCGCTCCGTCGCCCATTCCGGAATCCTGTGCCCCGCGCGTCACAGTGCGCCCAGGCGTGCCCAGCCGTATTCCGCACACCTCCCGTACGCCCCCGCACGCCTTCCGCGTGCAATTCGCCGTCTCGATTCTTTGCACCCCGAACGCACATGTGGCCGATGGCGTCCACCTGGCTACGGGACATTTCTCGCCGACCGGAAAACCGGTCGCGCGAGCATTTCACCGACGCATTCCCCAGTGGCTGAGGCCTGCCCACAATCCCACACGCCCAAAAGCGGAACAGGACGCCCGAACCATGAGTGATGACAACCCGCAGACGCCGCACACGCCGCAGCCCGGCGGTGCGACGCCCGACCCCTCGCAGCCCGGCCTCGTCGACGCGAACGTCGACCTCGACGCCGCCGAGGGCGTCTCCCGGCGCCGTGCGCTCACCCTCGGCGCCGTCGGCGTGGGTGTCGCGGCAGCCGCGGGCCTGGGCAGCTGGGCCTTCATCAGGAGCGACAAGAAGGACAGCAGCAAAGCCGACGGCCTGACCGTCACCAAGTCGTGGGCCGACAGGAAGCTGACCGTGACCGCCCCCAGCGGCGTGTGCGACGCCCCGCTGGTCGTCGCGTACGAGAACGGCTTCTTCCGGGACGCCGGGCTGAACGTCGTCCTGAAGAAGACCGGCACCGACGAGGACGCCACCGCGGCCGTCGGCTCCGGCAAGTACATCGCGACCAACGGGATCTTCTTCAACTTCCTCGGCCCGATCTACAACGGCACGCCCGTCAAGCTGTCCGGCGGGCTGCACCACGGCTGCCTCGACCTCTACGCCCGCAACGACGGCTCGGTGCCGACCGTGGCCTCGCTGCGGGGCAAGAAGATCGGGGTGAGCAGCCTCCAGGGCTCGGCGACCAACTTCTTCTCCCTGGACCTGCTCGACGCCGGCATCAACTCCAGCCCGGCGGCCAAGCAGGTCACCTGGGTGGTCATCGAGCAGGACCTGCTGCCGAAGGCCCTCCAGGACAGGAAGGTCGACGCCATCGCGACCGCGGGCGGCTTCCTGCCGATCATCGAGGGGGTCAAGGCGGGCTGGGCCAGGGAACTCTCGGACAACCGCAGCATCAGCCGCAACTCCGCCTATCCCTGCTGCGCGGTCGCCCTGAACGGGACCTTCGTCAGCCAGGACCCGGTCACCGCCGCCAGGCTCGTGAACGCGTGGGCGCGGGGCTCGCGTTGGGCGGGGGCGAACCTCCAGGCCACGGCCGAGATCGAGTCCGCCAAGCACCACGTGCCGGACACGGCGGCGAACATCCTGCCGGTGCTCCAGACGCTCACCTTCGACCCGTCGCCCAAGAACCTCCAGGAGCAACTGGAGCCCGGCATCGCCAAGTTCATCCACACCGGTTTCCTCCCCGCCACCACCGACGCCAAGGCGCTCGCCGACAAGGTCTTCGTCAACCTTGGTCTCAACTTCTGAGGAAGACCATGGACTTCAGCACGCTCACCGCGGATCCGGCCGCGCCGGATCCGGACAAGGCGCCGGACAAGGCACCGGCTCCCACCCCGACGACCGTCCAGGGCGCGGCGCGTATCCACGCGGCCCTGGAGAAGGTCACCCATCCCGTACGGGTCAACCCGATCCTCATCAGCGCCGGCATCCTCGGCTGGACCGCCTTCAGCGTGGTGACCAAGGCCGTGCACGACAGCCCGCGGCTGCCGCTGCGCGACGCCGCCTCCGTCCGCGGCACCACGGATTTCACCACGGCCGTCGGTGTGGCCGTCGCCGGGACCGCCGCGGTGCTCTGGGCGCTCAGCGGCGTCCGCGGGCGCCTCGGCGCCCGCGCGGCGGCCCGCGTCGCGCACGGTTCCGCCTGGCTGTTCGGCTCGGCCCTCTGGGCGATCTTCTGGGAGACCTCCACCGCCAAGACGCAGACGCTCTCGACCCCCTACTTCGCCGCTCCCCAGGAGATCCTCGACCACTTGTGGAGCGACAAGCGGATCCTCGCCGAGAGCCTCGGCAATTCGCTCAAGCTGCTCGCGCTCGGCTTCGTCCTCGGCCTGCTCGCCGGTCTGGTCACCGGCGTGGTGATCGGCTGGTGGCAGCAGGCCAACTACTGGGTGCACCCGATCCTGATGTTCCTCGGGCCGGTGCCGACGCTCGCCTGGGTGCCGGTCATCTTCGTCCTCTTCCCCAGCTCCTACAGCGGCGCCGTGTTCCTGATCGCGGTCAGCGTGTGGTTCCCGATCACGGTGCTGACCCGGGCCGGCATCGTGAGCATTCCCCGCTCGTACTACGACGTCACCCAGACGCTGGGCGCGAAGAGCTGGTTCCTGATGCTGCGGGTGAGCCTGCCGGCGGCGCTGCCGAGCATCTTCACCGGCGCCTTCATGGCACTCGGCTCGTCCTTCGTGAGCCTCACGGTGGCCGAGAACTTCGGGGTGAACTCCGGACTCGGCTGGTATCTGAACTGGCAGAAGAGCTGGGGCGACTTCCCCGGCCTGTACGCGGGCATCGTCGTCCTGGTGGTCGTCTGCGGTGTCCTGCTGACCCTGTTGTTCCGCCTGCGCAGCTGGGTGCTGCGCTGGGAGAAGGAGCTGACCCGATGGTGACCCACGCGGGTGCCGCGATCGACATACGCAACGTCACCCAGGCGTTCCGGCACGGCAACGACGACCTTCCCGTCCTCGACGACGTCTCCCTGTCGGTCGAGCCCGGTGAATTCATCGCGCTCGTCGGCCCGAGCGGTTCGGGCAAGTCGACGCTGATCCGGCTGCTCGCGGGGCTCGACAGACCGCTGTTCGGCTCGGTGCGGGTCGACGGCGGGCCCGTGACGGCCCCGGACCCGAGCCGCGCGCTCGTCTTCCAGGACCCGACGCTGCTGCCGTGGCGCACGGTCCGCGGCAATGTCGCGATCGGCCCGCAGGCACGGCGGGCCCACGCCGGGGCGAAGGCCCGGATCGACGACGCCCTGGCGCTGGTCGGTCTGACCGACTTCGCCGACGCCTGGCCCGCCCAGCTCTCCGGCGGCATGGCGCAACGGGCCGCGCTGGCCCGGGCGCTGGTCAACGACCCGTCCGTCCTGCTCCTCGACGAACCGCTCGGCAAGCTCGACGCCCTGACCCGCCGTGTCCTGCAAGGCGAGCTGCTGCGGTTGTGGCAGGAGCGGGGCTTCACGGCGGTGCTCATCACCCACGACGTCAGCGAGGCGCTCGTCCTGGCCGACCGCCTGGTCGTGCTGTCCCCCCGTCCGGCCCGCATCCGCGAGGTCGTCGAGGTCGGGCTCGACCGCCCCCGCGACCAGTCCGCTCCGGAGTTCGTCGGCCTGCGGACGCGGATCCTCGCGCTGCTGGACGAAGAGGCCACGACGCCACCGGACGAACTCCAGGAAACCCACTGACCACCCCAACGGAATCAGGCACCATGTCCCACCACGCGAAGACCCTCGTCATGACCGTGTCCGCCGCCGCAGCCCTGCTGCTCGGCCTGGCGGCACCGGCAAGCGCGCACGTCACCGTGACGTCGTCCAGCACCGAGGGCGGCGGCAGCGCCGTGCTGACCTTCACGGTGCCCGACGAATCGGCGACGGCGCACACGGTCGGGCTGACCGTACGGCTGCCGACCGCCACTCCGCTCACGTCCGTCCTCAGCGCGCCCGTCCCCGGCTGGACCGTCGACCTCACCCGGACCACGCTCGCCACGCCGTCGAAGGACGACGACGGCAACACCATCACCTCGGCCGTCACGCAGGTCACCTGGACGGCCACCGCCGGCGGGCTGGCACCGGGCCAGTTCGGCGAGTTCTCGCTTGCGGTCGGCCCGCTGCCGGCCACCGGCACGCTCTACCTGCCGGCCGTCCAGCGCTATTCGGACGGCACGCAGGTGAACTGGGTCCAGCAGGCGCAGGGTTCGGCCGAACCCGAGCATCCGGCGCCGAGCGTGGCCATCACGCCGGCCGGGGCGGCGGGCGGCGCCAAGGCCGCCTCCGAGGAGGGCTCCGGGGACGGCTGGGGCATCGGCCTGGGCGCCGCGGGCATCGTCCTGGCGCTGGCGGCGGGCGCCGTGGGCGGCGCGGCACTGACCCGCGCGCGGCGCCCCGCGGTCCAGCCGCCGGTGGACAGCGGTGCGGGCCTGACCCGCACCCCCTCGTGACCCGCCGGTGGGGCCGGCGATGCGCGCTCACGCTCCTCGCCCTGCTCGGCATACTGGCCGGGC is a window of Streptomyces sp. NBC_01477 DNA encoding:
- a CDS encoding ABC transporter ATP-binding protein; the protein is MVTHAGAAIDIRNVTQAFRHGNDDLPVLDDVSLSVEPGEFIALVGPSGSGKSTLIRLLAGLDRPLFGSVRVDGGPVTAPDPSRALVFQDPTLLPWRTVRGNVAIGPQARRAHAGAKARIDDALALVGLTDFADAWPAQLSGGMAQRAALARALVNDPSVLLLDEPLGKLDALTRRVLQGELLRLWQERGFTAVLITHDVSEALVLADRLVVLSPRPARIREVVEVGLDRPRDQSAPEFVGLRTRILALLDEEATTPPDELQETH
- a CDS encoding ABC transporter substrate-binding protein translates to MSDDNPQTPHTPQPGGATPDPSQPGLVDANVDLDAAEGVSRRRALTLGAVGVGVAAAAGLGSWAFIRSDKKDSSKADGLTVTKSWADRKLTVTAPSGVCDAPLVVAYENGFFRDAGLNVVLKKTGTDEDATAAVGSGKYIATNGIFFNFLGPIYNGTPVKLSGGLHHGCLDLYARNDGSVPTVASLRGKKIGVSSLQGSATNFFSLDLLDAGINSSPAAKQVTWVVIEQDLLPKALQDRKVDAIATAGGFLPIIEGVKAGWARELSDNRSISRNSAYPCCAVALNGTFVSQDPVTAARLVNAWARGSRWAGANLQATAEIESAKHHVPDTAANILPVLQTLTFDPSPKNLQEQLEPGIAKFIHTGFLPATTDAKALADKVFVNLGLNF
- a CDS encoding YcnI family protein, coding for MSHHAKTLVMTVSAAAALLLGLAAPASAHVTVTSSSTEGGGSAVLTFTVPDESATAHTVGLTVRLPTATPLTSVLSAPVPGWTVDLTRTTLATPSKDDDGNTITSAVTQVTWTATAGGLAPGQFGEFSLAVGPLPATGTLYLPAVQRYSDGTQVNWVQQAQGSAEPEHPAPSVAITPAGAAGGAKAASEEGSGDGWGIGLGAAGIVLALAAGAVGGAALTRARRPAVQPPVDSGAGLTRTPS
- a CDS encoding ABC transporter permease, which gives rise to MDFSTLTADPAAPDPDKAPDKAPAPTPTTVQGAARIHAALEKVTHPVRVNPILISAGILGWTAFSVVTKAVHDSPRLPLRDAASVRGTTDFTTAVGVAVAGTAAVLWALSGVRGRLGARAAARVAHGSAWLFGSALWAIFWETSTAKTQTLSTPYFAAPQEILDHLWSDKRILAESLGNSLKLLALGFVLGLLAGLVTGVVIGWWQQANYWVHPILMFLGPVPTLAWVPVIFVLFPSSYSGAVFLIAVSVWFPITVLTRAGIVSIPRSYYDVTQTLGAKSWFLMLRVSLPAALPSIFTGAFMALGSSFVSLTVAENFGVNSGLGWYLNWQKSWGDFPGLYAGIVVLVVVCGVLLTLLFRLRSWVLRWEKELTRW